The genomic stretch TGGAGCTTTTGTATGAACTCATAGGTCAAGGTCATAACAGGTTTGTTGAATCCTTCTCAGGTACTGGCCACTGTCATGCATGATCTCAGGCCCCACACAGAACCAATGCAGCGGGTGTTATTTATCATCACCCCTGCTTTGCAGGCAGGAAGGCTGaccttgggggcagggggatgtAATCAGTCTTGTCcagagaaactgagacccaggtgGTTTGTAGGCTGGCAAAGGTAGCTCAGTGGCTAGAGGAATCTGAGAGGGAGAAGGTGGGTGAGAGACAAAGAGGACGGGGTCTCTGCTCCCAACACCCCGGGGTGTCAGTCAAAACTCCCCTGCTGGCACATTATCCTGGCAGACCTCCCTAGTTCATCGTGTTGCTACGATCTTACAGCAAGCTATGAACAGtggtcccattttgcagatgaagataTCGAGGCCCACAGACtcaaagtgacttgcccaggttTGCACAATTAATGAGAAGAACTTGGACTTGAACCAGTTCTCCTAATGTCCAGGCAACTCTTTTTCCCTTGcttaattttttactttgttggCTTTTCTCACTCTCGTTTTCTCTGCAAGTtactgtctgcctccctctccccgaAGCTGCTACACCTGGGTGTAGACATCTCAAAGGCAGGAAATCTCATTTGACTTCTTCGCTGCTGGGTGCTTGGAGCCGGTCACAACAATGGGGACAAAGCTGGAAACGAGTGGATGTTGGTTGGGTTGTTGAAAGAACTATAATCAGGCTCCAATTTACTTACTTGAGCACCGTGGTCAGCATGGTCAAGGTGGAGATTTCTGTTGATTGTGAGTGATTCATTACGCAAATATACGGGTGAGCAGGGGAAAGTGGTGTATTAcaactgtatttctttatttatttttcattaacaaGGCTGTTCCACTTGGAGCTCTGGGGGGACTGGACCAATTTGCTTGAGGATGCCAGAAAGCACCGGGAACCCAACCCATGCTCCCCGTAGTGTGAACTTAGAGAAACACGGGGATGCTGGAGTAGCTCTGAGTGAAGTCCAATGGCAGGAGAAGGTCCACAGGCTCCAAAGAGAACTCATCTGAAGGGAAACAATGGACTCAACATCAGGGGTGAGGACAAAGACACAGGAACTTCAGTCAGCTTTGCAGTCAAGGATCACGATCTATTTAAGGAAAAACGCCAACATGAAAGAGACACCAGTCCTCAGCTTCCAGCCTCACTGCTGAGCACAGTGTGGGCCCGCCTGTGTTTTATGCAGGGATCTGACCTCGCAGGGCATAGCCACCTCTTCAGACAGGATCCACTGGGATGCGCATGACCAGCCTCCAACAGCGACACCACATGGCGGAGGCTGGGATGACAGCACTAGGTGGGGTTTcggctccctttctctctgtttctggagTTTGGAGGCAGGACTGGCCTGCTGTGGATGAAGTCCTCAAGGTTCCTGAGTCAGTTCAAGAGAGTGGAGGCCCCTAGACAGTTACTAAATTTCCTGCCAATGAAGGCTTGTGATGAGCCAttagttggaaaaataaaagatgcccTTGTTTTTATCCTGAGTGGGTAAAGCACTTGTGCAAGTTACAGAACAAGTGACCAGTGACCACAGCTATCCATGATGCCAAGTAACACACACAGGAGTCTTCTTTTCTACTGCAGGCCATCTTTCAAATTAGTAacaattgcacacacacacaacatgacaTAGTTTACAAAGCTCATATCCATTCGtgctcttctctgagcctcacgcCAGCTCTGTGAGCCTAGGAAACTGAGTCTTGGAGAGGGACAGTGACTTGTCCATGGTCGCCAACAAGTCGATAAAGCCTGGTCTGCTCCTGTTTTGGGGACCGCAAGCTGCCTCCCAGGGAAGCCAGAACCCAGGTCCCTTGCCTGCTCACAGCAGCATCAGGACCACGATGGCAATGACCATGAGGACTCCAGCCAGGATGCAAAGGCCCAGGAAGACAATGTCACTGGTGTCTTGGGTCACCATGGCCACAGGGCCCTCCAGGGCCTCCACCTCATCCCTGGGTGGCGCTTCCTGAAGATGCTCGGCTGTGGCGGCATAGGGCCCCAGCCAGTCAGAGCCAGACAGCAGGTGGATAGAAGCCTCCTTGCGCCGTGGCTCACAGCGGACCTCGTACTCATGGATGTCCTCCTGCCCACCAGCCGAGAAGTCAATGTACAGCACGCTGACGATCACCGACGTGTTGTTCCTCCTCTGTGGGGGGGTCACAGGGCACTCACTCGCACCTGAAGGGGCCAAGGGCTGACCCTGTTCCTCTAGATATGTTGGGACTCAGTGCCAAGGGGGCAGAACCCTAGGAGcctgggttctagtcccagcTGGGCCACTGACTCCCTTTCTGCTtggagcctcagtgtccccacctgTAAAAGGGACACCATGGGGATGTCTGAAAGGACAATATCAGTTTTGATGGGTCAGTGCTTGCTCTGGCTTCAAGGAGGCGGGGTCTATGAGAGAGAGTAGCAGCAGTAACAGGGACATTTGCCATGATCTAGCCTCTGTTTCaagtgcattatctcatttaattctcacagtgaCCCTCTCTTATTGGCACCATTaatacccccattttatagattaggaaaccGAAGCCCAGAAGTTAAATcccttgtctgaggtcacacgaCACACAAGTGACATGGAACTGGAGTCCCTGGCCATCCCAGTGGCACCACCCAGCTTTAGGCAGAGCCGCCGAGGAGTGAAATGTGGGGGGCCTGGCACACTGCTGCCCTCCCTACCCCTACAgatgagggaggcaggaggcaggttgCCCTGAAGATGGTGGGGTGTTTGGGTCCAGAACTGAGGGGCAGTGTTTTAGTGGGCAGTCTGGCGTGGCCTGGAGCAGGGGGCTGCAGTGGCACAGGGCTAGTCTCCCCACCAACCCCAAGTCTGCAGCAGCTGTTACACCCCTCAGGCTGCCCAACCACCCATGTCCAGTGGTGGCACTTCTGAGCTGATGCTTCTTAACAGCGAAGCTGCCTAACGCAACGCGAGCAAGCAGGGGCAGTTGGAAGCTGTCGTCACTGGACGCTGGGTGACCCCTCTGGGGAAGGGTGTGGAAGGGAGTCACAGAGGGGCTTCCAAAAGGCTCGGATTCCATGTCCCCAAAAGAGGCTTCTGCATGTGCACCCTCAACCTGTCTGCCACCACACCCTCTGGGGAAGACTGATGTCCTAGATTTTTGTGATACAGAATTGGGCTACTGGATGAAGAAAGACAGGACCTGTGAGTGGCAGGGGACCCAGTGAAAGGGTCAAGTGAATCCACATagtaaagaagggagaaaaaaaaatcatataaaatgggggtgaggggaagtTTTAGGGGTTTTCGATGAGTGAGAGACTTGAGGGGAAAAAGCCACACAAGACGTGGTTGGTATTCTGGTTATGAAATCAAGTCTCCAGTGTTTTTTCAGAGATGCACAGAAAGGTTGTCATTGCCTTTGGCTGTTTGAGCTGCGCATCTTTGGAAGCGACCCGATGCAGAGACTGGTCCTCGTGGGTCTAGGACTTATAAGGGTGACACTAGGGATCCAGGAGTCTACGGTTCTCAGCTTTTATGTTTCCCATGATATTGGCTCCAAGATTCCATGATTTTTTGCTTCCAAGTTAGGGTGGTGGTTCCATGACTCGGAGACTCCGAGTGTCTGTGATCCCTTATTCTCGACTTCATGGTTCCCTGCCTCTGGGATTCTCTGTCGCCATCATTTCATGGCTCTGTGGAATGAGGACTCAGGACATGGAGTAGGGGGGAGGGCAGGTCATCTTGGCAGCCAAGACTCTGCCCccacttctctttttcctcaggTCTAAAGGACAGAGATTTCCAGGAGGCTGGGGAAGCAGAGGGGTGGGCTGGAGGGGCCAGAGGCATATATTCAGCTAATGTTGGAGGCAGTAGGGTTTGCTGGAAAGTGTGTGATTTCTGCCAAGCCAGTCTGGCACATCCCTGGATACCAAGGCTGGGGATGGGAGCTCCttctgggggtgggcagggcggggggaaTGTCTCTCCTTTCGCCTCCAATCTGTCCTAAGAATACAAACATCCCAGGTGCTTGGGCTGCTGCCAGTGACTCTGAGGGCCCCAAACCTGGAGTCAAAGCCTTGAAAATATAAGGATAGTagaaaaaactcatttatttgtAAGCCTCACTGCCTTTGGAGGGAAGTGGTTCCTGTTACTTGAAAGGCCCTTTTGTTGTGTGGAGCCCAGGGACGATTTGGATCACGGGTTGGGGAAGGGGTAGCAGGGGGCAGCAAGGGCTGCATGTTAAAGGGGTGGGGACTGGGTGGCGAGGAGTGCCCAGGAGAAGGCAAGGAACGGCAGGAAGGCCTCCGAGGATGGTCAGGGTCAGGGCCTTGCAGGAGGAGCCTTCAGTAGGGGCTTTTGGCCGTCACTGCGCTGTGCAGCGGGGCCCCCTGCTCTGTCTTCCCTGTTTGAGTATTTTGTCATGTCTACACTGAGCAAGTTTGTTGGGGTAAAGCCAAGAGGGGCTGAGTTCTGCACCCGGGCTTGTGGGGTCACTGGAGCCAGAATTCTCAGGAATCGCAGGTGCCTCTCAGCAGGGGTCAGACCCTCTCCCTCACgcctgccctcctccccgcccccccccccccgcccctgctcctaCCTGAGACTCTGTGCCGCAGGTGTCGAAGCGGGCCTGGATCCGGAAGGTGCTGCCGACTTCCTGGGCGGCACAGCTCCGGCTGCCCAGGTAGACCTTGGTCCGCTCCAGCGGTGCCAGTGCCTGTGCGGAGATCAGGATCTGGAAATCCGTGCGGGAGCAGCTCACGTTCACGGGCACAactggggatggagggaaggaggggctggaggccttAAGGGGCAGGTGGtctgcccccagcacccccagaccCCACCCAAAGGGTGGTGTGTGGGAAAACCAAGGCTCGGAGAGGGGAGACTCCTATGCAGCCCTATGGGGATGTTTTACACGTGTTACTCCACTTAACTCCATCAGACTATGAGCTCCAGGGCACACACCAGGCCCTCTCGTGTCCTTGCAGCCTGGCACAGAACTTGGCAGGGGCCGTGgggtgctgaatgaatgaatgaatgaatgagtaagtgaatatTCTTAACCATAAGAAGAGCTACCATTTGCTGATCTCTTTGCGATGTGCCAGGcaattcattcaatcatttaacacatatttattgatggCCCGCTATGTGCAGGCACAATTCTAACAGGCACcatggaaacagaaacagaagaacCCAAACTCCCTGCCTtcttggagcttacattctagttggCGAGGCGGcaatacatatgtaaaataaaatacatgtcagAGTGGGCTGaaagaaaatcaagcaaaaaagaaacagggaaagcAGGGGAtatgtggggaggtggggggagcagaacAGTAGTTTTGCAGAGGGTGGTGAAGGAAGCCTCACTCTCTCCCCACGATGACTCCATGAGGTGGACACAACTAAACCCATTTTACAGTTTCGGAAACTGAAGCTCTGAGAGGTGAGGCTGTTTGCGGTGGTTGCGTTGGGATTTTAACCGTTATTGAGTCTATAGGATCGAGTCTTTGGGTATCTCCCCACCCTATACACACAAGATGGTGTGATGTTTTGTGTCTAGGTGTATTTTGTATTTGAGCATGTGTATTGGGGGGGGTGGGCTGTgctggctggggcgggggcagtggaaggggaggaagggatggctggtgggagggaaagggaagagctgGCAGGCAGAGGCCTGGAACTCTCAGCCCCTCTCCGGGAAATGCCTCAGACATATTTCAGCCTCTGGTGTCTGGGCAGTCGGGGATTTATGGGCCCGCCGTCTCCCACGATGATCTCGGTGGCGCTGAACTGTGTGTCACCCCTGATTGATGCTGAGCTTGTCCTCCAGCCGGGAGGCCGCCTGCAGCCTGGGCCACATCTGGAGCCTGGCCCAGCGTGAGTGCCCCTGTCTGACCCTGGGCTCCCATGGGGAtctggggagggtggtggggtgggtgggagtggggctcCTGGCCCTggaacagagccaggatttgagctGCCCCACCCTCAGTCTCTGGAGGAACCAAAAGGAAAAGGGGCTTGTCCAAGATCCCACAGAGCTGGAAGAGGACCCATGCCCAGAAACAAGACTATTAGAGCCAAAGGGGATTTTAAAGATCCTTCAGCcagtgtcctcattttacagatggaaaaactgagacccGCAGAGAAAAGACAACTTACCAGTTGGCTGTGGCAGATCCCATGGCACCTGGCTCTTTGGAGTGAAACTCTAGAAGGGGTTGCTCTAAAAAGGAAcagctctcccctccccagtttATGGATGGAAACAACTGAGGCCCTGGAGGGTGGGTCTGCCCAGGTCACTTTGCTGCCACTAGATCGCTGAGGCTCTGCTATTTCCCTCCCCATCACCACTTGTGTTGGGGGTAAGGATGGAGGGGAGATGTTTTGAATGCAGACCAGGCCTGagacacaggagggaaaaaaatccacccTCAGCAAGCATGTCCTCGGAGTCAGGCACTGGGACCTGTCTGCCTCATTTCATCTGAATGACCACCTACCTAGGGCACTTACCAACCCCTTGTACAGATGAGGCCATTGGATGGCTGGTAAATGGCAGCATTTCGATGTGGCACTGGTCTGTCTGAGCTCAGCCCTGACTCCCTCCCCTCAGGCCCCGCTCAGCCACAAAGGAGGCAGGCATGAGTTCTGGTCCTGGCTGTGTCCCCACTGCCTATGTGACTGTGGtggtctttcctctctctggacctccctTCCCACATCTGCACAATGAGGAGCTTCTCTCTGCTCAGACAGAGGGCAAAATGGGTCCAGAGCACAGGCATTTCTGGGCCCATGGCCCAGGGAAGGGGATGAGAAGACAGCAGAGATGGTGGACGCTGCTGGCTGGCAACTCTAATGGGCATGATGGAAGCTGGAAAAGCCCAGTACCAGCTTCCTCAGCTGCCTCTGAAGTTCAAACTAATGAGACCAAGAAGTCTTTTCAGGGCTTCTGAAAATGCTTTTGCTTTCCTGATAATGGGACATTTGTAGCTGGCATCTCCCCTACCCTCTTCCAGCCTGGAACACGGATATGATGTCTGGAGTCGTAGCAGCCATCTTGCAGTCAGAAGGCCAAGAGAATCCCAGAGATACCGGCTGAGACAGTGTTAAAGTCCCTGAACCAACAAAGCAGCTGCCTAGCTGGAGACTTCTTGttatgtgaggggaaaaaaaggccatTTGTACAAGCCACTGTCAGTCAGGATTTATGACCGACACAAGCAAAGCTTGTTGGCATCTCCATGGTTATGCCAATTGTTTATCATAAGTAACGTGGCCATATTTTGTGGACTGCCCCTGGATACATAGGATAAGCCACAGCTCAAGAGAGGCCAGGGGCCCCagggggaaagagacagatgGGGTCAGGGTGATTAGGGATCGTGGAGTTGGAAACTGGAAAGGCAGGGCCCTGTAGTAGTAGAAATAAGCAAGGGCCACACTGGCAGGTCTCAGAGGTCCCAGGGCAGCAGGTGGCCATGCTGTAGCCACACGGGAAGAGGCTGAGGACACTAGCTGGTGGGTTGGAGAGAGGAAGCTACAAAGACCTGGGACCCCAGCCTTGCCCTCCCCCATCAGCACACCCACACCCTCGACCCCAGCTGACCTCCAATGTAGGCCACAGAGAAGCCCCTTCGGGTGGTGCTGCGGTCTGTGTgcagcagaagcagaagctggTTGTGACTTGAGGTGACTGGTGCTGGCAGGTGGTGGCCACACCAATTCCCCAGGAGGGGTGCCTCCTCACTGGCCCCATCAAAGGCCGCCAGATGGTCAAAGTCGCAGGTCCTGGTCAGGCTGCTGGGACCCTCCAGATCCAGGTCCAGAAAGAACACCTTGACCCGGTAGCCAGGAGGCAGGTGGATGGTCCAGTGGCAGTGGATGTTGTTAGGGTAGGAGCTGGGGTACTGTGGACTGGAGAAGTTGCCTCGCACAGCCGTGTACACTTCCTGGCATTCTCCTGGattggggagagagggacagaggagcaaTGATGAGAAGGGTGGAGACTGTCACCCTCTGCAGTACAGCTGGGGCAGCGGGCGCCATAAAGGTCCTAAAACCACCCTGGCAGGGGATGGGCACCATGGCCAGTAAACCAGACCATTGATCCCAAAGCCTGCTTTACACTGAAACTGGCTGGTAGCTGGGACTCTCATTCCAGTTGGCAGTCCACGAGGGCTGGCCCCGCCAGGAATTCAATAACAGGACCTAATACGTGTCCTCAGAGTGGAGTCCAAACTTGGACTTGACAGACAAGGTGGCTCATGACCTGACCTTGCTCAttttctcactgcccctcaccCAGCCCTACCTCCCAGCCTCACCAAACATCCAGCATACAAGCACACTAAGCCCTCTCTGTCCTCTGTGCTTTTGCACATGCTGACCTCTCTACCTGGAatacccttcccttccttcagccTCTGGCTAACTCCTTCAAAACACTACTGGATTCTCTTCTCCTCCAGGAAGTCATCCATGATCCTTACTGTTAGCACCGATCCCAGTGGGTTTTcattgtctgtttccttctccgtCTCCTCCACTGTCTAGTTCACTTCACTGTcaagagttcattcattcatttgtacaAACATTAATTGAATCCCTTCTATGCGGCAGGTACAAAGACAAACCCGTAGGAACTCACAGTCAGGGGAGATCAATGTGCAGAGCACAAACATAAATGAGAGTGTTAGATCATTGCTAAAGGAGTTGAAAGAAGGGACTAACTCTGACTCAATCAGGAAGACTTCAGAGAGGCGGAGACATGCTTATGCCTTGGTACTGGCCGGGCAGGGACAGACACAGCATGCACGGGGGACTCAAGGTGTAGCCCCAGCCCCTTCTACCTGAGAAGTAGTAGGCCTTGAAGCCCCGACCTCCAATGTTAAAGTCGGACTTGAAAACCACCTGTAGCTCGTGGCCCAGCGACACGAGGGTGGGGGGCCTGGTGCTGCCACAGTAGTGATGCCCGTGGGCAGGGCCGGGCCCCCCAAGGACGACCACGTAGTCATAGGTGCACTCCTCATTGCCCTCCATCTGGAAGTCCGCGAACACCAGCTTGACAGTGGCGGGGCCGGCGGCCCGGATCACCCAGCGGCACTCCACGTTGTTGGGGTAGCTGTCGGGGTACTCGGGGCTGGTGAGGACCCCCGAAAGGCCCGTCAGGACGCCGCCACACAC from Panthera leo isolate Ple1 chromosome C1, P.leo_Ple1_pat1.1, whole genome shotgun sequence encodes the following:
- the CDCP2 gene encoding CUB domain-containing protein 2, whose translation is MLAELGSCLLLAVALLGPGPGAQAMTGVKCGGVLSAPSGNFSSPNFPRLYPYNTECSWLIVVAEGSSVLLTFHAFDLEYHDACGFDYLEVYNGASGDKGNLLGRFCGRVPPPPFTSSWHVMSVVFHSDKHVASRGFSAGYQKDVCGGVLTGLSGVLTSPEYPDSYPNNVECRWVIRAAGPATVKLVFADFQMEGNEECTYDYVVVLGGPGPAHGHHYCGSTRPPTLVSLGHELQVVFKSDFNIGGRGFKAYYFSGECQEVYTAVRGNFSSPQYPSSYPNNIHCHWTIHLPPGYRVKVFFLDLDLEGPSSLTRTCDFDHLAAFDGASEEAPLLGNWCGHHLPAPVTSSHNQLLLLLHTDRSTTRRGFSVAYIGVVPVNVSCSRTDFQILISAQALAPLERTKVYLGSRSCAAQEVGSTFRIQARFDTCGTESQRRNNTSVIVSVLYIDFSAGGQEDIHEYEVRCEPRRKEASIHLLSGSDWLGPYAATAEHLQEAPPRDEVEALEGPVAMVTQDTSDIVFLGLCILAGVLMVIAIVVLMLL